In the Flavisolibacter tropicus genome, one interval contains:
- the gltX gene encoding glutamate--tRNA ligase gives MEKRVRVRFAPSPTGGLHLGGVRTVLYNYLFAKQHGGDFVLRIEDTDQNRYVPGAEDYIFDTLSWAGLEPDESTRKPGAFGPYRQSERKELYRQYAEQLVQKGVAYYAFDTTEELEKMRHNFKTESNPTPQYDQSIRTKMRNSLTLSAEEVDSLLQNNTPHVIRIKMPVGETVSFNDMIRGEVSFETAIVDDKVLLKADGMPTYHLAVVVDDRLMEITHAFRGEEWLPSAPVHILLWQHLFGLENMPQWAHLPLILGPSGKLSKRDGAKYGFPVFSMNWADPKSGELTEGFKEKGFLPQAFVNLLAMLGWNDGTEQELFTLEELIQRFTIEKVHKGGAKFDYEKAKWFNHEWIKRLPLSTYKQQVKDLFESKGPIIDNDQQFERILELVKDRCHLLTDFWEQASFFYQAPTALDAASVKPKWNADKAKFFQDFQQELQSLPEWTSAFIENAFKQFAATAGIKPGELQLPMRIMLVGGKFGPPVFDIAEIIGKEETIQRIQTALPAFE, from the coding sequence ATGGAAAAACGAGTTCGGGTGCGCTTTGCGCCATCGCCAACCGGCGGATTGCATTTAGGGGGTGTTCGCACCGTGTTGTATAATTATTTGTTTGCTAAACAGCATGGTGGTGATTTTGTACTACGTATAGAAGATACCGACCAGAACCGCTATGTGCCTGGTGCGGAAGATTACATATTTGACACTTTAAGCTGGGCCGGACTGGAGCCTGATGAAAGTACCCGCAAGCCGGGGGCTTTTGGTCCTTACCGCCAGAGTGAGCGTAAAGAGCTGTATCGCCAGTACGCCGAGCAACTGGTACAAAAAGGCGTAGCGTATTATGCATTTGACACCACAGAAGAGCTGGAAAAAATGCGCCACAACTTTAAAACCGAAAGCAATCCTACTCCACAATACGATCAGTCGATCCGTACCAAAATGCGGAACTCGCTGACGCTATCAGCAGAAGAAGTAGACAGCTTACTACAAAATAATACGCCTCACGTGATCCGGATTAAAATGCCCGTGGGCGAGACCGTTAGCTTCAATGACATGATCCGTGGTGAGGTAAGTTTTGAAACCGCCATTGTAGATGACAAAGTATTATTGAAAGCCGATGGCATGCCAACCTATCACTTAGCGGTGGTAGTAGACGACCGCCTGATGGAGATCACCCATGCCTTCCGTGGTGAGGAGTGGTTACCAAGTGCTCCTGTGCACATTCTATTATGGCAGCACCTGTTTGGCTTAGAAAACATGCCACAGTGGGCGCACCTGCCATTGATCTTAGGCCCAAGCGGTAAGCTTAGCAAGCGTGATGGTGCCAAGTATGGCTTCCCGGTATTTTCCATGAACTGGGCCGATCCAAAGAGCGGCGAGCTTACGGAAGGTTTTAAAGAAAAAGGCTTTTTACCACAAGCCTTTGTAAACCTGCTGGCCATGCTGGGTTGGAACGATGGTACCGAGCAAGAGCTATTCACTTTAGAAGAATTGATCCAACGCTTTACGATTGAAAAAGTACATAAGGGCGGGGCTAAGTTCGACTATGAAAAAGCAAAATGGTTCAACCATGAGTGGATCAAGCGCTTACCATTAAGCACTTACAAACAACAGGTAAAAGACCTGTTTGAAAGTAAGGGTCCCATCATTGATAACGACCAGCAGTTTGAACGTATATTGGAATTGGTAAAAGACCGTTGCCATTTGCTAACCGATTTCTGGGAGCAGGCTTCTTTCTTCTACCAAGCGCCCACTGCTCTTGACGCAGCGTCTGTAAAGCCCAAGTGGAATGCTGATAAGGCTAAGTTCTTCCAGGACTTTCAACAGGAGCTGCAAAGCTTACCGGAATGGACAAGCGCTTTTATTGAAAACGCTTTCAAACAGTTTGCAGCTACAGCAGGAATTAAACCTGGCGAATTACAACTACCTATGCGTATTATGTTGGTAGGTGGCAAGTTTGGTCCCCCCGTATTTGATATCGCTGAAATTATTGGGAAAGAGGAAACGATTCAGCGAATACAGACGGCGCTGCCGGCGTTTGAGTAG
- a CDS encoding four helix bundle protein: MWQKGIEIAVKTFKLIETFPKEDKYGICQQMTNAGVSIPSNIAEGSSRRSEKDYARFIDISLGSNFELETQLIIAEQLNKGNPNLLQELKAMLVDHQRMLTGFQQKLNSSLQ; the protein is encoded by the coding sequence ATTTGGCAGAAGGGGATTGAGATTGCAGTAAAAACTTTTAAGCTCATTGAAACATTTCCAAAGGAAGACAAGTATGGTATTTGTCAGCAAATGACGAATGCTGGTGTATCCATTCCTTCGAACATTGCAGAAGGGAGCAGCCGAAGAAGTGAAAAAGATTATGCGCGGTTTATTGATATTTCCTTGGGTTCAAACTTTGAGTTGGAAACGCAGTTGATTATTGCAGAACAACTTAATAAAGGCAACCCAAACTTGTTACAAGAACTAAAAGCCATGCTAGTAGATCATCAACGAATGCTTACTGGCTTTCAACAAAAACTAAATAGCTCATTACAATAA
- a CDS encoding insulinase family protein, with protein MKKLFLSSFLLLQLGTYAQIDRTHPPKSGPAPVLSIPDPVQFKLANGLTVLVVENKKLPVVSASLTIDAGPITEGAKTGVTSIMGTMLNEGTTTKPKDAFDEAVDRIGASVSLSSGGGYASSLSRYFPQALALMADALQHPAFTKASFDKVKTQNITAFQSSEKDPNAISGRAVNALAFGTKHPMGEFVTETSLKGITLDDVKAQYKKYITPSRAYLTFIGDITPTAARTLADKLFSTWKGSMLTLPTLTNVTNPATTEIDIVDVPNAVQSIINVVNVVELPVSHPDYHAVLLANYILGGGANSHLFTTLREKRGFTYGSYSSIKGSRFQSKFSASASVRNEKTDSAVADILNEINLLRTAPVTAQELQNAKDLYNGNFAIQLENPSTIAEFTTNILINNLPKDFYRNYLKNINAVTVADVQRVAQKYFNYSNTRVVVTGKSSQISEPLKRLGLPIKQYDKYAKPVVATAQGAAALPAGVTAQTVVNQYLNAIGGEATIKNVRSLLMEGTLAVQGQQLNVVRKEQAPNKESIEMSMNGMTVMKEVFNGQEGYASQMGQKEAYKADKVEEKKIKKGIIEQAFYTSSDYKLELAGMEKVEGADAYKLVITPAKGSPSTEWYDAKSGLLLKKESSEEAQGQTITQTITYKDYKKAADLLLPFAMVMSVQTPMGAQELTLQFKTIKVNEGVKEEDFK; from the coding sequence ATGAAAAAGCTTTTTCTTTCTTCCTTCTTGTTACTGCAACTAGGAACCTATGCACAAATTGACCGCACACATCCGCCAAAGTCAGGACCTGCGCCAGTGCTTTCTATTCCCGATCCTGTACAGTTTAAATTGGCCAATGGCTTAACGGTATTGGTGGTTGAAAATAAAAAACTACCTGTAGTAAGCGCCAGTCTTACGATTGATGCCGGCCCTATTACAGAAGGCGCTAAGACAGGTGTTACCTCCATTATGGGCACCATGCTGAACGAAGGCACTACTACTAAACCTAAAGATGCATTTGATGAGGCAGTAGACCGTATCGGTGCTTCTGTTTCCCTTTCTTCTGGCGGTGGCTATGCTTCTTCACTGAGCCGTTATTTTCCACAAGCTTTAGCATTAATGGCTGATGCCCTACAACATCCAGCTTTTACCAAAGCGTCGTTTGACAAGGTAAAAACACAAAACATTACGGCTTTTCAATCCAGCGAAAAAGATCCTAATGCTATTTCTGGTCGTGCAGTGAATGCCTTGGCCTTTGGTACCAAGCACCCTATGGGCGAGTTTGTAACCGAAACCTCACTAAAGGGTATCACTTTGGATGATGTAAAAGCGCAGTATAAAAAATACATTACACCTAGTCGTGCTTATCTTACTTTCATTGGAGACATCACCCCTACAGCAGCACGCACACTAGCAGATAAGTTATTCAGCACCTGGAAGGGTTCTATGCTGACCTTACCAACCTTGACTAATGTAACTAACCCTGCTACTACAGAAATTGATATCGTAGACGTACCTAATGCTGTTCAATCTATCATCAACGTAGTAAACGTGGTAGAACTGCCTGTTAGCCATCCGGATTACCATGCTGTATTGTTGGCCAACTATATTTTAGGTGGTGGTGCTAACAGCCATTTGTTTACAACACTGCGTGAAAAGCGCGGGTTTACCTATGGCAGCTATTCCAGCATTAAGGGTAGCCGTTTCCAAAGCAAGTTCTCTGCTTCTGCTTCTGTGCGTAATGAAAAAACAGATAGTGCTGTAGCTGATATTCTTAACGAAATCAATTTGCTCCGTACGGCGCCTGTAACGGCTCAAGAACTGCAAAATGCTAAGGATCTTTACAATGGGAACTTTGCCATTCAGTTAGAGAATCCATCTACTATAGCTGAATTCACTACGAATATTTTGATCAACAACCTGCCGAAAGATTTCTACCGCAACTATCTGAAAAACATCAATGCCGTAACTGTAGCAGATGTACAGCGTGTAGCACAGAAGTATTTCAACTACTCTAATACGCGTGTAGTAGTTACCGGTAAATCTTCACAGATCAGCGAGCCGCTGAAAAGATTAGGTCTTCCTATTAAGCAATATGACAAATATGCCAAACCTGTTGTAGCTACAGCGCAGGGTGCTGCAGCATTGCCTGCTGGCGTAACTGCTCAAACTGTGGTGAATCAATACCTGAATGCCATTGGTGGTGAAGCCACTATTAAGAACGTGCGTTCCTTACTAATGGAAGGAACTTTAGCGGTACAAGGACAGCAGCTTAATGTAGTAAGAAAAGAGCAGGCGCCTAACAAAGAGTCCATTGAAATGAGCATGAATGGCATGACAGTGATGAAAGAAGTCTTTAATGGACAAGAAGGCTATGCTTCTCAAATGGGACAGAAAGAAGCTTATAAGGCTGACAAAGTGGAAGAGAAAAAGATCAAAAAAGGCATCATTGAGCAAGCCTTTTATACTTCTTCTGACTACAAGTTAGAGCTGGCGGGTATGGAAAAAGTTGAAGGTGCTGATGCTTACAAACTGGTTATCACTCCTGCCAAAGGAAGCCCGTCTACAGAGTGGTATGATGCTAAAAGCGGCTTATTGCTGAAGAAAGAATCATCAGAAGAAGCGCAAGGCCAAACCATCACACAAACAATAACCTATAAAGACTATAAAAAAGCAGCTGATCTGCTACTTCCTTTCGCAATGGTGATGAGCGTACAAACACCTATGGGCGCACAAGAGCTTACCTTACAGTTCAAAACGATTAAGGTAAATGAAGGTGTGAAGGAAGAGGACTTTAAGTAA
- a CDS encoding cobalamin B12-binding domain-containing protein: MTTMLNRPIRVLVAKVGLDGHDRGAKVIATALRDAGMEVIYTGLRQTPEMVVNAALQEDVDAIGVSILSGAHMTVFPKLLQLMQEKGMNDVLLTGGGIIPDDDMQQLNEKGVGKLFPPGTATADIAGYITEWVKEHRAF; this comes from the coding sequence ATGACAACGATGCTAAACAGACCGATTCGTGTACTGGTAGCCAAGGTTGGCTTGGACGGTCACGATCGCGGTGCTAAAGTGATTGCTACGGCATTACGAGATGCCGGTATGGAAGTAATTTATACAGGCCTGCGCCAAACTCCAGAAATGGTAGTGAATGCAGCCCTTCAGGAAGACGTAGACGCCATTGGCGTATCCATTCTCTCTGGTGCCCATATGACCGTATTCCCCAAACTATTACAGCTGATGCAGGAAAAAGGCATGAATGATGTGCTCCTAACCGGTGGCGGCATTATTCCTGACGACGACATGCAGCAACTCAATGAAAAAGGTGTAGGAAAGCTTTTCCCTCCGGGAACGGCTACGGCAGATATTGCGGGATATATTACGGAGTGGGTGAAAGAGCATAGGGCTTTTTAG
- a CDS encoding TatD family hydrolase, which produces MHLIDSHAHIYVPEFDSERKALIEKATAQGVEQILMPAIDATTHQLMLQVEEDYPSCKAMMGLHPCSVNAEYKTELAIIKDWLERRSFIAIGEIGLDFYWDKTFTQQQYDCFHQQIEWALQYQLPIVIHSRDAVDEAIAVVKQYPTLRGVFHCFSGTIAQAEQIMALNFMLGIGGVVTFKNAGLDKVVQHIGLDALILETDAPYLAPVPYRGKRNQVDYLPLVADKIASVTGKTIEEVAKITTQNTINLFNL; this is translated from the coding sequence ATGCATTTGATTGATAGTCACGCACATATTTATGTGCCGGAGTTTGATAGTGAGCGAAAAGCCTTGATAGAAAAAGCTACAGCGCAAGGCGTAGAGCAAATATTAATGCCAGCTATTGATGCCACTACGCATCAGCTTATGCTGCAGGTTGAAGAGGATTATCCTTCCTGCAAAGCTATGATGGGCTTACATCCCTGCTCAGTTAATGCAGAGTATAAAACTGAACTGGCTATTATAAAAGACTGGCTGGAACGCCGCTCTTTTATTGCTATTGGCGAAATAGGGCTCGACTTCTATTGGGACAAAACCTTTACTCAACAACAATATGATTGCTTTCACCAGCAAATAGAATGGGCCCTTCAATACCAGCTACCTATTGTTATCCATTCGCGCGATGCTGTTGACGAAGCCATTGCCGTGGTGAAGCAATATCCCACACTAAGAGGTGTGTTTCATTGCTTCTCTGGTACTATTGCGCAGGCCGAGCAGATCATGGCGCTGAACTTTATGTTGGGTATTGGCGGTGTGGTTACGTTTAAGAATGCCGGCTTAGATAAAGTGGTGCAGCATATTGGTCTGGATGCCCTGATCCTGGAAACCGATGCGCCCTACCTTGCGCCGGTTCCATACCGTGGTAAGCGCAATCAGGTAGATTATTTACCGTTGGTAGCCGATAAAATAGCCAGTGTTACCGGGAAAACTATAGAGGAAGTAGCAAAAATCACAACACAAAACACAATCAATCTCTTTAATCTCTAG
- a CDS encoding polysaccharide deacetylase family protein, which produces MHQYFIKTPWLVKKLYSQYVWDRQATNNEVYLTFDDGPHPQITPWVLEQLKAYEAKATFFCIGKNVVQYPDVYQQILAEGHAVGNHTHNHLNGWKVPVTDYIANSKEAAKHIQSPLFRPPYGRIKRKHLPFLKEAVHADIKVIMWDVLSADFDTSITKEQCAANVLKHTQPGSIIVFHDSEKAFPNLAYALPLVLEEWKKMGVVCKALS; this is translated from the coding sequence ATGCATCAATACTTCATTAAAACGCCGTGGCTGGTTAAGAAACTCTATTCCCAATACGTGTGGGATAGGCAGGCCACTAATAATGAAGTCTACCTGACATTTGACGACGGCCCGCACCCACAGATCACGCCTTGGGTGTTGGAGCAATTAAAGGCCTATGAAGCTAAGGCCACCTTCTTTTGTATAGGAAAAAATGTGGTGCAATACCCCGATGTCTATCAGCAAATACTAGCCGAAGGTCATGCCGTGGGCAACCATACGCACAACCACCTGAATGGCTGGAAAGTGCCAGTGACCGACTACATAGCCAATAGCAAAGAGGCAGCTAAGCATATCCAATCACCCCTGTTTCGTCCGCCGTATGGACGCATCAAACGAAAGCACCTGCCATTTTTAAAGGAGGCTGTGCATGCAGATATAAAAGTGATCATGTGGGATGTGTTGAGTGCCGACTTTGATACCTCTATTACAAAGGAGCAATGCGCGGCCAATGTGCTAAAGCATACGCAGCCGGGATCGATCATTGTATTTCACGACAGTGAAAAAGCGTTTCCCAATTTAGCATATGCCTTGCCTTTAGTATTGGAAGAATGGAAGAAGATGGGAGTGGTTTGTAAGGCCTTATCGTAA
- a CDS encoding C40 family peptidase, translating into MEKVQWMILGVGMVLLLSACDFTVPSNNEGLVDTLSNTDTREAKSDTTTSLVDSMPPDQTIVRDTPALPPAQIIETGQVQPEQVMAFAETLMGTPYVYASTNPKVGFDCSGFITYVFNHFNIRVPRSSIDFTNVGKPIPVEQAKRGDIILFTGTDSTERFVGHMGLVVANTDTLRFIHSTSGKAMGVTITPLSKYYRSRFVKTIRIFPQNDSQGLL; encoded by the coding sequence ATGGAAAAAGTGCAATGGATGATATTGGGCGTAGGAATGGTGCTACTGCTGAGCGCCTGCGACTTTACAGTGCCTTCCAATAATGAAGGCTTAGTGGATACACTTTCAAACACCGATACAAGAGAAGCGAAGTCGGATACAACAACCAGCCTGGTAGATAGTATGCCGCCCGATCAAACAATTGTAAGGGACACACCAGCACTGCCGCCGGCTCAGATCATAGAAACCGGGCAGGTACAACCAGAACAAGTAATGGCTTTTGCTGAAACGCTGATGGGCACACCTTATGTGTATGCTTCTACAAATCCCAAGGTGGGCTTTGATTGCTCAGGGTTTATCACTTATGTCTTCAATCATTTTAATATTCGTGTGCCACGATCATCCATAGATTTTACGAATGTTGGCAAACCTATACCTGTAGAGCAGGCTAAGCGCGGAGATATTATATTGTTTACAGGAACAGATTCTACAGAAAGATTTGTAGGTCATATGGGTTTGGTAGTTGCCAATACGGATACTTTACGCTTTATACATTCTACATCTGGGAAGGCTATGGGGGTTACGATAACGCCATTAAGTAAGTATTACCGATCGCGGTTTGTAAAAACTATACGCATCTTTCCACAGAATGATTCCCAAGGCTTGCTTTAG
- a CDS encoding M16 family metallopeptidase — protein sequence MKHFACLGIACMALANSYAQKIAFTEYDLPNGLHVILHQDKTAPVVAVSVMYHVGSKDEDTARTGFAHFFEHLLFEGTDNIKRGEWDRLVTSRGGNSNANTTQDRTYYHVVYPSNQLEMGLWMESERMMHPVINEVGVETQNEVVKEEKRLRMDNQPYGALISNVFKGLFKTHPYRWPTIGSMEHLDAASLPEFQAFFKKYYLPNNAVLTIAGDIDTDKTKQLVKAYFGDIPAGPKPTRNVAKEQPITKTIIDTAYDANIQLPAVVVSYRTPGMATRDAKVLDMLGTLLSGGSSSRLTKKMMDVKQNALQVGAFPYSLEDYGMYILYAIPNNNASLADLQKDIDDEIKRVQTELIPEAEFQKLQAQIETRIVNNNTSMAEVANNLADAYMFTKSTNSINEELATYRSITREELRAAAQKYLQPNARQLLYYLPKSGEKTF from the coding sequence ATGAAACATTTCGCCTGCTTGGGGATAGCGTGTATGGCATTGGCCAACAGCTACGCCCAAAAGATTGCTTTTACTGAGTATGACCTCCCGAACGGCCTGCACGTGATCCTGCACCAGGACAAAACAGCGCCCGTTGTAGCTGTATCTGTGATGTACCATGTAGGGTCAAAAGATGAAGACACCGCCCGCACTGGTTTTGCACACTTCTTTGAACACCTGTTGTTTGAAGGCACTGATAATATTAAACGTGGCGAATGGGACCGACTGGTAACCAGCCGTGGTGGTAACTCCAACGCCAACACAACACAAGACCGCACCTACTACCACGTAGTATACCCTAGCAACCAATTAGAAATGGGTCTGTGGATGGAAAGTGAGCGTATGATGCACCCTGTCATCAATGAAGTGGGTGTGGAAACACAAAACGAAGTAGTAAAAGAGGAAAAACGACTGCGTATGGACAACCAACCGTATGGCGCTTTGATCTCTAATGTATTCAAAGGTTTATTCAAAACACACCCTTATCGTTGGCCTACAATTGGATCTATGGAGCACTTAGATGCAGCCAGCTTACCAGAGTTCCAGGCTTTCTTTAAAAAATACTATCTGCCAAACAATGCCGTATTAACCATTGCCGGTGATATTGATACCGACAAAACCAAACAATTGGTAAAGGCGTATTTTGGTGATATACCTGCTGGTCCAAAGCCTACACGCAACGTAGCTAAGGAACAGCCGATCACTAAAACGATCATTGATACTGCCTACGATGCCAACATACAATTACCTGCTGTGGTTGTTAGCTATCGCACACCGGGTATGGCTACTCGCGATGCGAAAGTGCTGGACATGTTGGGCACCTTGTTAAGTGGTGGCAGCAGCAGCCGTCTAACTAAGAAGATGATGGATGTAAAGCAAAACGCTTTACAGGTGGGCGCTTTCCCTTATTCTTTGGAAGACTATGGCATGTACATTTTGTATGCCATACCTAATAACAATGCTTCATTAGCCGATCTGCAAAAAGATATTGATGACGAGATCAAACGCGTGCAAACAGAGTTGATCCCCGAAGCGGAATTCCAGAAGCTACAAGCTCAAATAGAAACACGCATTGTAAACAATAATACGTCTATGGCAGAAGTTGCCAACAACCTGGCTGATGCGTATATGTTCACGAAGAGCACCAATAGCATTAATGAAGAACTGGCAACCTATCGTTCTATCACCCGTGAAGAACTACGTGCTGCAGCGCAGAAATACCTGCAGCCTAACGCTCGCCAGTTACTTTATTATTTACCCAAGTCCGGTGAAAAAACATTTTAA
- a CDS encoding aldo/keto reductase, producing the protein MQYRKFGNTDLQVSEIGFGAWAIGGNAKVGNTPIGWGKADDATSQKALQAAVDAGINFFDTADFYGLGHSENLIGQALKGNKDAIIATKVGHRNIKESIVLDYSKAYIIEACEQSLKRLQRDAIDYYQLHSARLNHLQQGECIEAMEQLKQQGKIRYWGLSLNTFHPAPEADFLMQQNYGDGFQLVFNVINQRAIETIEQAGAKGYGIIARMPLQFGLLTGKFSANSTFAEDDHRHFRLTPGILQQTLQVLEEKVWPLAAKEQMSPTAMALSFILNHPQVSTIIPGIRTPEHVSSNTSGLKKLSSATMQQLTALRNSDWIRVLDAMEKAG; encoded by the coding sequence ATGCAATACAGAAAATTCGGAAATACCGATTTACAGGTCAGCGAGATCGGTTTTGGCGCCTGGGCCATCGGCGGCAATGCCAAAGTTGGGAACACACCCATTGGCTGGGGCAAGGCAGATGATGCTACCTCTCAAAAAGCGCTGCAGGCCGCTGTGGATGCTGGTATCAACTTTTTTGATACGGCCGATTTCTACGGGTTGGGGCATTCAGAAAACCTGATAGGGCAGGCCTTGAAAGGGAATAAAGACGCCATCATTGCCACTAAGGTGGGGCACCGCAATATCAAAGAGTCCATTGTGCTGGATTATTCTAAAGCCTATATAATTGAGGCCTGTGAGCAAAGCCTGAAACGCTTGCAACGCGATGCAATTGATTACTATCAATTGCACTCCGCCCGCCTGAATCATTTACAGCAAGGCGAATGCATAGAGGCTATGGAGCAATTAAAGCAGCAGGGTAAGATCCGCTACTGGGGATTGTCTCTCAATACTTTTCACCCAGCGCCAGAGGCCGATTTCCTAATGCAACAGAATTATGGCGATGGCTTTCAGTTGGTGTTTAATGTTATTAACCAACGCGCTATTGAAACCATTGAGCAAGCAGGAGCGAAGGGCTATGGTATTATTGCCCGCATGCCGCTTCAGTTTGGCTTGCTGACGGGTAAGTTTTCCGCTAACAGCACCTTTGCAGAAGATGACCACCGCCACTTCCGCTTAACGCCCGGCATCTTACAACAAACCTTGCAGGTGTTGGAAGAGAAAGTGTGGCCGCTGGCTGCTAAGGAGCAAATGAGTCCTACAGCAATGGCCTTGAGTTTTATTCTCAATCATCCGCAGGTATCTACGATTATACCTGGTATTCGTACACCAGAGCATGTGTCTTCAAATACAAGTGGATTAAAGAAGTTGTCCTCAGCAACCATGCAGCAGCTAACCGCACTCCGCAACAGCGATTGGATACGGGTGTTGGATGCAATGGAAAAAGCAGGGTAG
- a CDS encoding enoyl-CoA hydratase/isomerase family protein, translated as MYQTLLTSLENGIFTITINRPDKLNALNKQVMLDLNDAIHEVEANAEIKAVILTGSGQKGFVAGADISEFVGLTSGEGMDLARRGQEIFFKFENCSKPVIAAVNGFALGGGCELAMACHFRIAAENAKFGQPEVNLGLIPGYGGTQRLVQLIGKGRALELLMTGGMIDAPTALQYGLVNYVVPQEELIAKATGLLQTIIAKAPLAISRCIQAANAVFDHTKDGYKQELEAFGDCFNTEDMKEGAAAFLEKRKPNFIGK; from the coding sequence ATGTATCAAACTTTACTAACATCACTAGAGAATGGCATTTTTACCATTACAATCAATCGCCCGGATAAGTTAAACGCTTTGAACAAACAGGTGATGCTGGACCTGAATGATGCGATACATGAAGTGGAGGCCAATGCCGAGATCAAAGCCGTGATCCTTACGGGTTCCGGACAAAAGGGCTTTGTGGCTGGTGCTGATATCAGCGAATTTGTAGGCTTGACGAGTGGCGAGGGTATGGACCTGGCCAGAAGAGGCCAGGAGATCTTTTTCAAATTTGAAAACTGTTCAAAGCCGGTAATTGCGGCTGTAAATGGTTTTGCTTTAGGTGGCGGTTGTGAACTGGCGATGGCTTGTCATTTTCGCATTGCCGCAGAAAACGCTAAATTTGGCCAGCCGGAAGTAAACCTGGGTTTGATTCCTGGCTATGGTGGTACACAACGTTTGGTACAATTGATAGGAAAAGGAAGAGCTTTAGAATTATTAATGACCGGCGGTATGATCGATGCTCCTACTGCCCTGCAATATGGCTTGGTTAACTATGTAGTACCACAAGAAGAACTGATAGCAAAAGCCACTGGTTTATTACAAACCATTATTGCAAAAGCACCTTTGGCCATCAGCCGTTGCATCCAGGCGGCGAACGCGGTATTTGATCATACCAAAGATGGCTATAAACAAGAGCTTGAAGCCTTTGGCGATTGCTTTAACACAGAAGACATGAAGGAAGGTGCTGCTGCTTTCTTGGAAAAGCGGAAGCCCAACTTTATCGGTAAATAA